The DNA window CGATCTGTGTCCTTGTAATTCGGCGGTGCGCCGTGAAGAAGCCGTTCGTGCCGTCTGCGAGAAGCTTTGCGAACTGATCCAGCAGGACGCCGCACTGATCGAACGGACGATTTGCCGCGCTCAGGAGATCGACACCCGTGGCGACGACCAGTTGCGCGGCGAGATTTCCACGCTGGAGCGCAAGATCGCCGCGCTGTCCAACAAGATCAGCGATCTGTACGAGTTGGCCGGACAGGGCAACGACGACGACCGCAAGGAAGTGATGGCCAAGGTGCGGGCCACGCAGACGGAACGCTCCACGGCCCGGCATGAACTCAGCCGCCTGCGGCAGGCGCTGGCCAACACGACGGCCACCGTCACGCCGGAGATCGTGCGCCAAACCCTGGCCGAGTTCACCACGTTCCTGGAGAACGCCGCCGCTGGAAAGCTCGGCCCGGAAGCGGTCTACAAAGCCGTCGCAGTGTTCCGGGCGTTGGTAGGCGGCCGCGTCTGGGTTCACATCGAACGTCGTGCCGGGCGCAAGCGGACCAACGTCCGCGGAGTCTTCCATCCCTACCTGATCGGCGCCGTTCGTGATGCGACCGGACAGTCGAATGTGGAGTCGGCCGAGTCGCCTACCGAAGTTTCGGTCTGGCTGCGCGAACCGCCGCTGCGAGATCATCTCGCCCCTCGCGTCCACCATCTGATCGACGTGGAAGGCCACAGCTACCGCAGCGCGGCGAAGGTGTTGCAAGCCGAAGGCTACAACATCAATTCCGGCGTCATCTGGCAGATCTACCGCCGGTACTACGAAATGATCGGCAAGCCCGTGCCGAAGCGCCCGTACAACAACGGTAACAAACGCAAGTCGGCGTAAACCGAAATCTGTTTTTGACCTCTCACCCGCCCCGTCTTTGTGACGGGGCATTTTTTATGCGCGCGGCAATCATCGCGCGTTTCACCAATCGACATCAGGAGAGACATCCATGCCTGATTCAACCTCGAACGAATCTGCGTCTCCCACCGCGGTCGCCAGTTGCGCGGCCGACCGCCAAGCGGAACGAGAGCGACTTATCGACGACCTGGCGTTTCTCGTGGTTCGCCAGCATCACCACAGCCAGCGGTTGGTGATGACCGAAGGCGCCTTCGTCGAATCACCGATGCTAAATCCGAACGAAAAACGCGCCAAGTAGAAATGAAGGACGCTTAGCTCTGGCCGCCGCCTTTTCTTACCACTCTTACCGAAGAAAGGAGAACCCATTGACGTACATAGTCCTCGCATTTGTTTCCGTGGCCCTGCTGCTAGCGGTGGTGGCGCTCATCAAAGAGCGCCGCCTGCGCCTGGCCTTGCAGGACATTCTCAAGCGTTTCATCAATCGTTGGAGGTCCCATGCAGACACACAAACTGGTCCTCATCCCGATCGTCGCAGCGCTAATGCTGACGGCGATCGGGTGTGACGAAGAGGAAAACAAACGTCTGGCTGAAATGGCCGAACGGCACTTGGAACGACAGGCAGAGCAGAGTCGCCAGGTCACCGAACTTCAGCGCGAGGTTGCCGAAGGTTCGCGGCGATTGGTCGAAGCCGATGCCCAGGCGCGGCAGGAAATGGTTACTCTGCAGCGCGAAGTCCAAGCGGAACGCAGCGAAGTCGGGCGGCAACGGGATCTGCTCGAAGGCGAGCGCCGTGACCTGGCCGCCAAACGTCGCCTGGACCCGATCGTCGCGGCGGCAATCACGAACATCGGCTTGCTGTTGGCCTGCCTATTACCGCTGGTTCTGTGCTGGTATCTGCTCACGCGTCGCGTCGAACCCGCAGACGATCAAGCGGTCGCCGAAGTCTTGCTCGAAGACCTCGTTGCTGACCGGCCGTTGCTGCTGCCGCGTACCGACGGCGTCCGCGCCATTGGCCTGCGTGCGGAGCGTGACGTTTCGCGTTCGCCCGACGATTCAGATCATGCCGATCGTTCGACCTGACTAAACCACTACACATCAACCTGGGAGGCATGCATATGTCGCACATCGTTTCCGTCGAGACCGAGATTCGGGACGCGGCCGCACTCAATTCGGCCTGCCGCCGTCTCAGGCTGCCACTTCCGACGCACGGGACCGCGCAGCTCTTCAGCGGCGCGGCGACCGGCTATTGCGTGCGGCTTCCCGGCTGGCGCTATCCGGTTATCTGCGACACAGAAAGTGGCCGCATTCAATTCGATAATTTCGAAGGCCGGTGGGGCGAGCAACGCGAATTGGACCGGCTGATGCAGGCGTATGCCTGTGAACGAGCGAAACTCGAAGCCCGCCGCAACGGACACACCGTGACCGAACAGCCGCTGGCCGACGGCTCAATCAAGCTGACCGTTCACGTTGGAGGTAACGCATGAGCAGGAAGATTGAAATCATCATCTCGCCCACCGGCGAATCCCGTGTCGAAACCAAGGGCTTTGCTGGCAGCGAATGCCGCGAGGCGAGTCGCTTTCTGGAATCGGCACTTGGCAGAGCGACTTCGGAGTCGTTGACGGCCGAGTTCCACGAAGCTCGCACCCATCAACACAATCACTTGGACCAAGAGACATGACACTCACCAAACAACCTAATTCTTCCGTGCCGACGCGACAGGCAACGGCAACCGATCTCGTGCGAATCTTGCTTGTTGTCGAAGGCACCAACGACATCGAATTTCTGAGACGCATTTCAGGTCTGCTTCACGCGCACGA is part of the Lignipirellula cremea genome and encodes:
- a CDS encoding DUF2997 domain-containing protein, which codes for MSRKIEIIISPTGESRVETKGFAGSECREASRFLESALGRATSESLTAEFHEARTHQHNHLDQET
- a CDS encoding DUF1257 domain-containing protein, yielding MSHIVSVETEIRDAAALNSACRRLRLPLPTHGTAQLFSGAATGYCVRLPGWRYPVICDTESGRIQFDNFEGRWGEQRELDRLMQAYACERAKLEARRNGHTVTEQPLADGSIKLTVHVGGNA